The Clostridia bacterium genome has a segment encoding these proteins:
- a CDS encoding nucleoside deaminase, whose amino-acid sequence MKNVFMEAAVAEAKKAAAEGEVPVGAVIVRNGEIIAAGRNCCEADGDPRLHAEMLAIGRACEAVGGWRLSDCDIYVTLEPCPMCAGALLNARIRRIYFGAYDAKNGACGSVCDVGTMGFTHKPEIYGGICADECAAVLSEFFGEKR is encoded by the coding sequence ATGAAAAACGTATTTATGGAAGCCGCCGTCGCGGAGGCGAAGAAGGCCGCCGCGGAGGGCGAAGTGCCGGTCGGCGCGGTGATCGTGCGTAACGGCGAAATAATCGCGGCGGGACGCAACTGCTGCGAAGCGGACGGCGATCCGCGTCTCCACGCGGAGATGCTTGCGATCGGACGCGCCTGCGAAGCGGTCGGCGGCTGGCGCCTTTCCGACTGCGATATCTACGTTACGCTGGAGCCCTGCCCGATGTGCGCCGGCGCGCTGCTGAACGCGCGCATCCGCCGCATCTACTTCGGCGCCTACGACGCGAAAAACGGCGCTTGCGGCTCCGTCTGCGACGTAGGAACGATGGGCTTCACCCACAAGCCCGAGATTTACGGCGGGATATGCGCCGACGAGTGCGCGGCGGTGCTTTCGGAGTTTTTCGGAGAAAAAAGATAA
- a CDS encoding O-acetylhomoserine aminocarboxypropyltransferase/cysteine synthase, which yields MENYSFDTLAVHAGYDAEKTTKSVAVPIYQTAAYKFDSTEQARSIFELAEDGYIYTRLGNPTVDVFEKRIAALDGGVGAVAAASGHAAMLMTALCLCRQGDEFVSSASIYGGAVNLFGVTLANMGITVRWADVNDAESFRAAINEKTKFVFVESVGNPTDAIPDFAALSAICREAGVPFVVDNTFATPAVFRPKEAGADIVIYSATKYICGNGTSMGGVTVDCGTFDFGGNPRFPQFNKPDKSYHDIVFSEKFGKLAFLTRLRAQILRDVGAALSPFNAFMLTLGCETLSVRMQRHCENALAAAKHLEQHPKVASVDCPALESNRYHALQRKYMPAGIGGTFAFELKGGREAGARFMDALKLISNVANVGDARSMVIHPASTTHAQLSAEQLRAGGITEGTVRFSVGIEDIKDIIADLDQALERV from the coding sequence ATGGAGAATTACAGTTTTGACACCCTCGCCGTCCACGCGGGATACGACGCGGAAAAAACAACGAAATCCGTGGCGGTGCCGATATATCAGACCGCGGCTTACAAGTTCGACAGCACCGAGCAGGCGCGCTCGATATTCGAGCTTGCGGAGGACGGATATATCTACACGCGCCTCGGCAACCCGACCGTCGACGTTTTCGAGAAGCGCATAGCTGCGCTCGACGGCGGCGTCGGAGCCGTCGCGGCGGCGAGCGGTCACGCCGCGATGCTTATGACCGCGCTCTGCCTCTGCAGGCAGGGCGACGAGTTCGTTTCGTCCGCTTCCATTTACGGCGGAGCGGTCAACCTCTTCGGCGTGACGCTTGCGAATATGGGCATAACCGTGCGCTGGGCGGACGTCAACGACGCGGAGAGCTTCCGCGCCGCGATAAACGAAAAGACGAAGTTCGTCTTCGTCGAATCCGTCGGCAACCCGACCGACGCGATACCGGATTTTGCCGCGCTTTCCGCGATATGCCGCGAAGCCGGAGTGCCGTTCGTCGTCGATAACACCTTCGCGACGCCCGCGGTATTCAGACCGAAGGAGGCGGGCGCGGACATAGTCATCTATTCCGCGACGAAGTATATCTGCGGCAACGGCACGAGCATGGGCGGAGTCACCGTCGACTGCGGCACCTTCGATTTCGGCGGCAACCCGCGCTTCCCGCAGTTCAACAAGCCCGACAAGAGCTATCACGATATAGTTTTCAGCGAGAAGTTCGGCAAGCTCGCGTTCCTCACGCGGCTGCGCGCGCAGATCCTGCGCGACGTCGGCGCGGCGCTCTCGCCCTTCAACGCGTTCATGCTGACGCTCGGGTGCGAAACGCTCTCCGTGCGTATGCAGCGCCACTGCGAGAACGCGCTCGCGGCGGCGAAGCACCTTGAGCAGCATCCGAAGGTCGCTTCCGTCGACTGCCCCGCGCTCGAGAGCAACCGTTACCACGCGCTGCAGCGGAAGTATATGCCCGCCGGCATCGGCGGCACCTTCGCCTTCGAGCTGAAGGGCGGCAGGGAAGCGGGCGCGCGCTTCATGGACGCGCTGAAGCTGATCTCCAACGTCGCCAACGTCGGCGACGCGCGCTCGATGGTGATACATCCGGCGTCAACGACGCATGCTCAGCTTTCCGCGGAGCAGCTCCGTGCCGGAGGCATAACCGAGGGGACGGTGCGCTTCTCCGTCGGCATCGAGGATATAAAGGACATAATCGCCGATCTCGATCAGGCACTTGAGAGAGTATGA